A single region of the Scyliorhinus canicula chromosome 31, sScyCan1.1, whole genome shotgun sequence genome encodes:
- the LOC119959030 gene encoding autophagy-related protein 2 homolog A-like has translation MNRQQGKAQPPPSLDTVKAELLLRLTVGGLTATLLHLDPLLGQPPEAPDAPPPTGSIFQSAACQYFAELAYFKDGIFGGRDFDHLRGHFEKACPHNNLRLMGGAVQLTCEQKVGGGAQLLSVDVCFGTLEILECLWNPAGPGAERRVAEYTELLMFREASPLACGPSAGPCAQFHYRTTQRTAGKGSRRKVTRAAELQIELQEARADIDVGFLDRVDVLLHPWAAGGPDNPAAQRRPSEQTLISGIPTLHVEPPSVLGQPTAVRLTAPRAHLRLQFPVPDLRPETERTPWFQKAVRKESLRLECTDLICRTELGAAGSGDPVKYEATFSDLHGEWLCSLSNQVWARGVWARLSSSLHLYSAFNIVKMPHGTTQSTGSLSLSEERCQCVGSSSGKVSQINTGNGRVVR, from the exons GGAAGGCCCAGCCGCCCCCCTCGCTGGACACTGTGAAGGCCGAGCTGCTGCTGAGGTTGACCGTCGGCGGGTTGACTGCCACGCTGCTGCACCTGGACCCGCTGCTTGGCCAGCCCCCTGAAGCGCCCGACGCCCCCCCGCCAACGGGGAGCATCTTCCAAAGTGCCGCCTGCCAGTACTTCGCGGAGCTGGCCTACTTCAAGGATGGCATCTTCGGAGGGCGTGATTTTGACCACCTGAGGGGCCACTTTGAGAAGGCCTGCCCCCACAACAACTTGAG GCTCATGGGCGGTGCAGTGCAGTTGACGTGCGAGCAGAAGGTGGGAGGAGGCGCGCAGTTGCTGAGCGTGGACGTCTGCTTCGGCACGCTGGAAATCCTGGAGTGCCTGTGGAACCCGGCGGGACCCGGGGCCGAGCGGCGGGTGGCCGAGTACACGGAG CTGCTGATGTTCAGGGAGGCCTCCCCCTTGGCTTGTGGGCCCAGTGCGGGCCCCTGTGCCCAGTTTCATTACAGAACGACTCAGAGGACGGCCGGCAAG GGTAGCCGCCGGAAGGTGACGCGAGCGGCCGAGCTGCAGATCGAGCTGCAGGAGGCCCGTGCGGATATTGATGTTGGCTTCTTGGACCGAGTGGATGTTCTGCTCCATCCCTGGGCAGCGGGAGGGCCGGACAATCCGGCAGCGCAGAGGAGGCCGTCGGAGCAAACGCTG ATCTCCGGGATCCCCACGCTCCACGTGGAGCCACCCTCTGTCCTGGGGCAGCCGACGGCCGTGCGTCTCACAGCCCCCAGAGCTCACCTCCGGCTGCAGTTCCCAGTGCCTGACCTACGGCCCGAGACCGAGCGCACGCCCTGGTTCCAGAAGGCCGTACGCAAGGAGTCCCTGCGGCTGGAGTGCACAGACCTGATCTGCAGGACAGAACTCGGAGCCGCTGGCAGTGGCGACCCTGTGAAGTATGAAGCCACCTTCAGTGATCTGCACGGTGAGTGGCTCTGCTCGCTTTCCAACCAAGTGTGGGCCAGGGGAGTGTGGGCCCGGCTGAGCtccagcttgcatttatatagcgcctttaacatTGTCAAAATGCCCCATGGCACTACACAGAGTACAGGATCGCTCTCCTTATCCGAGGAAAGATGTCAATGTGTGGGAAGCAGTTCGGGGAAGGTTTCCCAGATTAACACCGGGAACGGGCGGGTTGTCCGATGA